Genomic DNA from Prunus persica cultivar Lovell chromosome G1, Prunus_persica_NCBIv2, whole genome shotgun sequence:
AGATGGGAATAGAATACCTACCCTCGATTATACCCATTGCCATTATAAGTTATAACACACATCATAgatcatgattcatgagtACCCAGACACCTATTTAAGCCCTCCCTCCACAACCCAAAAAgataagaaggaaaagaaaaaacaatacaCTTCTACGAATAGCACACATTGTTTCTTCATTCACCCTGTATGAATTTTGCATTGCTGAaggatttttttcatttacatTCGAATCATAGACCATAGCTTGGCCACAAGTAAGAAATGAACCAGAAAGGAATGACGACATGATAATATGTATGGTAATGGAACACCTTaattttaatacaaaatcttTCTGCGATGCAGGAAATAAAGATTTATTTATTCGACAATCTTGACTAATTTCCGGGTACATAAAAATTATAAGGAATGGGTGCTTTTATGGCCCTTCCTAGTTCCTGCCGTGTTGCTAGCACCATAATTTCATAATGCCAGTTAACAACCCTATAAAAATTACAGCAGCACCAGCTCCATTGTGTGATATAAACAAGACattagagaagaataaaatggaaaacaaaagcaaataagAGGAGAAAAGACAGACATATACACAAATGTGGTATTGCTGAAATACAAAATGGGCCTTGTCAATTCCTGAAGGCTTCTTACATGTATACAGAGGACGGAATGAAGAAGCGTATCACCTGGGACCGGACAACTCATCGGGTGGAATTTGAGAACTAGAGTCCATGATCCAATTCGTACTTGGATGTTGAATAGGGAAGTCTTGGCGGAACATCTCCTCTTTCTGCCACTCCTCCCATCTTTCCGCCAAACCATCCCCTTCAAGCATTCTGACAACCTCTGACATCTTGGGCCTTTCCCCTGGGGAGCCTTGCGTGCAGAGTAGAGCTACTTGGATCAGCTGCTCCACTTCGCCGTCGTTATAGTTACCATTTAGATCAGCATCAACAAGAGCTTCCAATCTCCGATCTTTCAACAATCCTTTGacctaaattttattttattttatttaaaaaaaataaaagttaggTAGTTCCACAAGTTGACAAGAGAAATATGGTACCAGGGACAGCACAAATGTGCCCATAATGTTTAAACATGAAAGCGTGTAATGGACCAAAGTAGTTTCGTATGATAACCTAATATAATGAACCAAAGTAGTTGTCACTTTCAAACAATCACAGTAAGGCCAaccaacaagaacaaaaattataacaataacaacaaataatagtaatatatatatatatatatatatatatatatattagtgaTTATACAAATTATATTAATAACAATATAAGTGCTAAAATAACATTATAATTAATCTCTAATAGATAAAACTTGAATGTTGTAAATAAAGCTAAATATATAATTGCAGCTAAAATGTACTTCCAATTAGTAAAAGCTAATCAAATTGAACTGATTTTCTAAGCTTTTTCTGCCTACACCTAaagtaaatataattttttcttcttccgtCCATCATCGTAACTGTTTTCTACATTTGAGCCAAAAGGACAAGTCTGTTCTACATTTTCTACATGAATCCAACAGGACTGACCAGCTGTCTAAATAACTATTActatcttttaattattttcaggGAACTACCCAAAACAATTACAGAAACTTTCACAGGGAACTATCTAATCTGCATTGAATAATAAATTAGCTACATACAGAAATAGAAAAACGTAAATGCATACCCAATCAAGCAACatcacatcatcatcatttgcAAGCCGAGCAAGATCGAAAGCCCTCTGCCCAGTGATAAGTTCAAGAAGCATTACTCCATATCCAAAAACATCAGTTTTCTCTGACGACTTTCCAGTTGAGAGATACTCTGGTGCTATATGACCAATTGTGCCACGTACAGCTGTGGTAACATGCGTATCTTTGTAATCCATGAGTTTAGCCAATCCAAAGTCTCCAACAACTGCTTCGAATTCCTCATCTAACAATATGTTTGCAGCTTTGACATCACGGTGAATAATTTTTGGATCACAATGATCATGCAAATAAGCAAGGCCTCTTGCAGATCCCAATGATATGCGTTTTCTTATTTCCCAATCAAGTGGAGGCTGTGCTTCTGGACGATCTACAATAATTCATAGACATAATCATGAATGCAGAATCACAGAATAGGTCGTGTGATCTCACCATACCtccccaaagaaaaatataaaaaagaatttgttGATCTTGGTATCCTCAAATTAGAAGAAATAAGATCAACATCATAAAGGTAacttaaaactgaaaaaaaaaatttattgaatcAATGTATTCGAAATAATTTCTTAAAtgtcaagaaaaaaatagattcATCAACATAGCAAAGAATTTAAAACACTACCTCTTAAACATGATGCTACACTTCCATTAGCCATATAAGGATATACAAGATGGTCGTTTAGCAATTAAGGGCTTTTGCGATTCCACCTGGTCTCTATCTGTATTTGCTGGTGGCCGTATAACAATAGTTGGCTTTTGTGATTCGACATGGCCCTTATCTGTATCTGTGGGAGGCCGTATCACAATAGGTGGCTTCTGAGATTCAACAGGTGCATTTTCAGGTTTCATCTTGTTCGATATTATTATCTTGTTCACCTTAAAAGTGGGCTTCCCAGTTTCCGGATCAGATGCCACCGGACGTTCAGAGCTCTCTGTCTCTCCAAGAGCCTGTTTATCAGGAAGCTTTTCAGTTGACCcacatttgaatttcaatggAAGAACCTTTGTACTCAGACCAACGTCAACATCGGAAGCTTCAACCACGGCAATTTTAGTTGCACTTTTAGGTACCAGCTTCTTTGTCGTAGTTTTCTGCTGAGCCTGATTAGATGGATTCAGAGCAGTGATCTTTCCATCTGCTTTATCCAGATCTGGAGTGTCGCTGTGTGTTTCCTGATCTTCACCATACTTGGGGCAGTTCTTGTTTGTTCTCATGTGTCCAGCCTAGGTCATCAAAAAGGTAAACAATCagtattaaattattagtcaCACTATTAGCAGAATATTACCAAAACTCTAAACTAAACTTATCTGAGTTATATACCTGATGACATgctccactctctctctctctctctctctctgtatttcTGTGATTGCAACAAGCATCTcatattatgaaaataaatatataaacacaaGGGATAGCCAAAAAGTTCCTGGAAAATATTCAAACATCATGctctctgaaaaaaaaaatttgagtccaTATCACAAGAATACTATAACTGGTAAAACCTGGAGAACTTGGCGGGGTTGGAGAAACAGGAGGAGATGGAGTGGCTGGAAGAGGTTTCAGAAGAGGGTTATTTTTGTAACTGCAAAATGAGGAATAATGTCAGTGAGTACATCATTTACATAAGccttccaaaagaaaaggaataaaATAGCCTCTACCAACCTGATAGGagtaaaaagtgaaaaagaaccATTGACTGGAATATCTCCAGTCAGATTGTTACTTGAAAGATCCCTGCATTCcatgtaaaaaaaactttgttaTTTGCATTCTATGATGGTAGAGAAACTAGtaactcttctctctctctctctctctctctctctctctctctctctctctctctctctctctctctctctctctctcattgagATGAGAAGGGTACAAAACTCACAGGACTTGCAACGATTGAATCTTAGTCAAAGCCATGGGAATATCCCCCGTCAAGGTGTTGTTGTTGAGACGCCTATTTCATGGAACAGAAACCGTTATATCCCCAATAATTCCAATGACAACATATATTGTATTTCTAACACATCACtattcaattttttccaaGGGGAGATGATAAATAGACTGAAACgaagttttatggttttttttttcttcacatgtTTCTTGTCACATTCAAACACTAGAAGAATGTGCAAGTCATGCGTGCACATAGTGTCGAAACAGACTACACATTCTGCAGGATCCTTCACTGGTTAGATAATATGAATCTAGTAATTGTTACTGCTTGAGATACCAAGGATTAAAGCACAGCATTTCTGGGAAATCAATAGATTCTCTTTTTAACATACTCAGTATtcaggaaaataaataaatctccCGAACTTCTGCATGCCCAGCAAAGTGAAAGTtgttgagaagccaaaaagAGAGCATGATAATTTTCTTATGATAACCTAAGAGAGATCACAAGGATGGCTCGAAAACTAAATTGGAAATTATAATACTCCAATTAAAACTCAATGTTATACAACTATTTGCAATATAAAAGATTGAGATCAGATAGAAACACAAACTGGAATACTCTTATTAAATATAAGCTTATCATCATCCTTCAGACTAAAACTTCATGAACTCAATTACTAGCACAAGAAGTCTCTTTTAGATAGTTGATGGCATTATTTTAAGACTTCTTCTGCATCAACATTTCCGGGGATAGAGAACTAAGAAACAAAACACTCAAAAAGAGCTAAAGAAATTTATGACAGGGCCTCTTCAAGCTATTATGTGCCATGATTAACTGGCAACCTGGGGTTTCATAATCATCAAGGTACAAAACGGAACGGCAAAAAGCTATGGGAACTtataattttcttcctttcctaTTAGGACATTCTTTAGAATATTTACACCACTGCTTTTAGCTTAATGCTTCTGGCATTTAGAGTTCCAATAACATCCATATTAGCTTTACCGAGTGAACTATTACCTTCTTTAGAATCTTGATACCAGGCATCTTGCCTTAAGGGTTCCAATTActtatttgtttatgttttttgtcCTTTTGCGTATTGTTGACCTGTTGTATATTATTTTCCTTATGCTAATTTGTTTAACCTCCACCTTGATGCCTTAACTATAGTGGCACAATATTGGTAGATCATAGTCAACCTAAGTAATCTTTTGGGTTCAACCTAGATGCTATCATGCACTCTAAGGATGAATGTTACTGAAGGAAtaattgaaaacattaaattagcatatcaaataaaacaaacaaatacaagatatatttattttctttaaaccacAACCTAAATCCTCTAAATCCAAAAGGAAAACCATATTTGTTAGTGGACAAGTCACATAATAGACTGTACGGGATGCATTCAGAGAAAGCATAATCAATcagaacataaataaatgaa
This window encodes:
- the LOC18791877 gene encoding BRASSINOSTEROID INSENSITIVE 1-associated receptor kinase 1; this translates as MSTTSGSASVWLFLLFGFLQLLKLSGNVEGDALNALKSNLVDPNNVLQSWDPTLVNPCTWFHVTCNSENSVTRVDLGNANLSGQLVSQLGVLSNLQYLELYSNNITGNIPAELGTLTNLVSLDLYLNGLRGTIPDTLGKLEKLRFLRLNNNTLTGDIPMALTKIQSLQVLDLSSNNLTGDIPVNGSFSLFTPISYKNNPLLKPLPATPSPPVSPTPPSSPGFTSYSILVIWTQIFFFREHDAGHMRTNKNCPKYGEDQETHSDTPDLDKADGKITALNPSNQAQQKTTTKKLVPKSATKIAVVEASDVDVGLSTKVLPLKFKCGSTEKLPDKQALGETESSERPVASDPETGKPTFKVNKIIISNKMKPENAPVESQKPPIVIRPPTDTDKGHNDHLVYPYMANGSVASCLRDRPEAQPPLDWEIRKRISLGSARGLAYLHDHCDPKIIHRDVKAANILLDEEFEAVVGDFGLAKLMDYKDTHVTTAVRGTIGHIAPEYLSTGKSSEKTDVFGYGVMLLELITGQRAFDLARLANDDDVMLLDWVKGLLKDRRLEALVDADLNGNYNDGEVEQLIQVALLCTQGSPGERPKMSEVVRMLEGDGLAERWEEWQKEEMFRQDFPIQHPSTNWIMDSSSQIPPDELSGPR